The Actinomycetota bacterium genome has a window encoding:
- a CDS encoding DUF501 domain-containing protein — protein sequence MASEDLPLIALQLGREPRGFTGVAHRCACGAPDVVRTSPRLPDGTPFPTTFYLTCPRLASAIGTLESQGLMREMETRLHADAELAQAYRRAHEHYLSSRAELGEVAEIEGISAGGMPDRVKCLHVLAAHALAAGPGVNPLGDEVLAEVGTWWEANPCARGAVAAIDCGTNSIRLLIAEVPEHGPLIQIVREMRIVRLGEGVDRTGEFASDALARTFAACDEYRELIEQHRVRAVRFVATSASRDVSNRADFIAGVHARLGIEPEVITGTEEAELSFLGAVRGLPPLESPILVVDIGGGSTEFVLGEFDHEVKIQAALSVDIGCVRMTERHLQSDPATPSQIAAVQSDVSTAFDEAERTVRFTDARTVVGVAGTVTTVSAMGMNLSEYDPAVIHGSVLQSAEIEGITEQLLAMSSQERAELPFMHPGRVDVIGAGAMILRELARRISPAPVIVSEYDILDGIVYRLASVSS from the coding sequence GTGGCCTCTGAAGATCTGCCCCTGATTGCCCTTCAGCTCGGCCGAGAACCGCGTGGATTTACAGGTGTCGCGCATCGATGTGCCTGCGGTGCTCCAGACGTGGTGCGCACCTCGCCGCGACTTCCAGACGGCACGCCATTTCCGACCACTTTCTATCTGACGTGTCCGCGCTTGGCCTCGGCCATCGGCACCTTGGAAAGTCAGGGCCTGATGCGCGAGATGGAAACGCGCCTTCACGCCGATGCTGAGTTGGCGCAGGCGTATCGCCGGGCGCATGAGCACTATCTCTCGAGTCGCGCCGAACTCGGCGAAGTCGCCGAGATCGAAGGAATCAGCGCTGGCGGCATGCCGGACCGTGTGAAGTGCTTGCACGTGCTCGCAGCGCACGCCTTGGCGGCCGGGCCCGGAGTCAATCCCCTAGGTGACGAGGTTCTGGCAGAGGTCGGCACGTGGTGGGAGGCAAACCCGTGTGCAAGGGGAGCTGTCGCGGCAATCGACTGCGGGACGAACTCGATCAGGCTGCTTATCGCCGAAGTGCCAGAGCATGGTCCACTGATTCAGATCGTTCGAGAGATGCGCATCGTTCGCCTGGGGGAGGGGGTTGATCGCACGGGTGAGTTCGCGTCTGATGCGCTGGCTCGCACCTTCGCCGCATGCGACGAGTACCGCGAACTCATTGAGCAACACCGGGTGCGAGCCGTGCGCTTTGTTGCCACGTCAGCGAGCAGAGATGTCAGCAATCGAGCGGATTTCATTGCTGGCGTGCATGCACGGCTCGGTATCGAACCAGAGGTCATCACCGGCACTGAAGAAGCCGAACTTTCCTTCCTTGGCGCTGTACGAGGGTTACCGCCACTTGAATCGCCGATATTGGTCGTCGATATTGGGGGAGGGTCCACTGAGTTTGTGCTTGGAGAGTTCGACCACGAAGTAAAGATCCAGGCGGCGCTCAGCGTGGATATTGGTTGCGTCCGGATGACTGAACGACATCTGCAATCCGATCCGGCGACTCCATCTCAAATTGCAGCGGTTCAATCCGACGTGAGCACGGCTTTCGACGAAGCCGAGCGCACAGTCCGATTCACAGATGCGAGGACGGTCGTGGGAGTAGCGGGCACCGTCACCACGGTGTCGGCGATGGGGATGAATTTGTCCGAGTACGACCCGGCCGTCATCCACGGCTCGGTGCTGCAATCTGCCGAGATTGAGGGCATTACGGAGCAATTACTGGCGATGAGCAGCCAGGAGCGAGCAGAACTTCCGTTCATGCATCCTGGGAGAGTTGATGTCATCGGTGCAGGTGCGATGATCCTGCGCGAACTCGCGCGCCGAATCAGCCCGGCACCGGTCATCGTCTCTGAATATGACATTCTCGATGGCATCGTTTACAGGTTGGCATCTGTGAGTTCTTGA
- a CDS encoding LacI family DNA-binding transcriptional regulator yields the protein MGITIRDVAQAAGVSTATVSRALRGLANVDEQTRARVERVAAELDYVISPSASRLASGRTGSVAVITPHIARWFFSTVLSGVESTLQGAGIDLLLMTVSAPDAQHRLAPASRLRRRVDGVLVIAMPPEDQQLAEIIKLDLPTSLIGVSVEDVPSVIIDDVYAARMATQHLINLGHRRIGLIAGSASRARFTAEFDRHRGFVDAMAEAKLPIDSSVEALGYFTSTGGEQAMTTILAQRERPTAVFCMSDEMAFGAMRALRSHGLQPGRDISLIGVDGHDMSELLELTTVEQPVHDMGRIAAEALLVELNSEFPRRADSIVLPTRLVVRASTSPLATGANL from the coding sequence ATGGGCATCACTATTCGAGATGTCGCACAGGCCGCCGGAGTATCAACTGCCACGGTCTCCCGCGCCCTTCGAGGGCTTGCCAATGTTGACGAGCAGACTCGGGCTCGCGTAGAACGTGTCGCCGCTGAACTTGACTACGTCATTTCGCCAAGTGCTTCTCGCCTGGCTAGTGGTCGCACCGGAAGCGTCGCCGTCATCACGCCACACATTGCCCGGTGGTTCTTCTCGACCGTGCTCTCAGGAGTGGAGTCCACTCTGCAGGGTGCCGGCATCGATCTCCTGCTGATGACGGTGAGTGCTCCTGATGCCCAACACCGCTTGGCTCCAGCATCGCGCTTGCGCCGAAGAGTCGATGGTGTGCTCGTCATTGCAATGCCACCGGAAGACCAGCAATTGGCGGAAATCATCAAGCTTGATCTGCCGACGAGTCTGATCGGTGTCTCAGTTGAGGACGTTCCGAGCGTGATCATCGACGACGTCTATGCGGCGCGGATGGCAACGCAGCACCTGATCAATCTTGGACATCGACGCATTGGATTGATTGCCGGTTCGGCAAGCCGAGCACGCTTCACCGCTGAGTTCGATCGACACCGTGGTTTTGTCGATGCCATGGCGGAAGCGAAGTTGCCAATTGATTCAAGCGTGGAAGCTCTGGGCTATTTCACTTCCACTGGTGGCGAGCAGGCCATGACCACGATCCTGGCTCAACGCGAACGCCCCACTGCCGTGTTCTGCATGTCCGATGAGATGGCGTTCGGCGCCATGCGTGCTTTGCGAAGCCACGGACTTCAGCCCGGACGCGACATCTCGCTCATCGGGGTCGACGGGCATGACATGTCAGAGTTGCTTGAACTCACGACAGTGGAACAACCCGTGCATGACATGGGTCGAATAGCCGCAGAAGCCTTGCTGGTGGAACTCAATTCAGAGTTCCCCAGGCGTGCTGATTCGATTGTCTTACCTACGCGCCTGGTGGTGCGCGCATCGACTTCGCCATTGGCCACCGGCGCGAATTTATGA
- a CDS encoding septum formation initiator family protein, which produces MSAPLLAPKRRAAVTGRAVVLLLVLGALVFTLAVPVRSWLAQRADIASLQAQVDAAEQRVADLTIQEQRWADPAFIAAEARRRLHFVLPGEIGYTTLGADGRPAAESLADAAAHRTWVDKMWATLQQADNGAPEAGATTVTPGATGGL; this is translated from the coding sequence GTGAGTGCTCCCCTCCTCGCGCCTAAGCGGCGTGCCGCTGTCACAGGTCGCGCGGTGGTGCTCCTGCTCGTGCTCGGGGCCCTCGTGTTCACCCTCGCTGTGCCCGTTCGCTCGTGGCTAGCGCAGCGAGCCGATATCGCCTCCCTTCAGGCTCAGGTCGATGCGGCTGAGCAACGAGTTGCCGACCTCACCATTCAGGAGCAGCGTTGGGCCGATCCGGCGTTCATCGCGGCAGAGGCTCGGCGCCGATTGCATTTCGTGCTGCCCGGTGAGATCGGCTACACCACTCTCGGGGCTGATGGTCGCCCTGCCGCGGAGTCCCTTGCCGATGCAGCAGCGCATCGCACCTGGGTGGACAAGATGTGGGCAACCTTGCAGCAGGCCGATAACGGCGCACCGGAAGCCGGAGCAACAACTGTGACGCCAGGGGCCACGGGTGGCCTCTGA
- the eno gene encoding phosphopyruvate hydratase, which yields MASIESVIAREILDSRGNPTVEVEMLLDDDTVSRAAVPSGASTGAFEASERRDGGSRYGGKGVLEAVEAIEVEIAPAVLGLDAADQRIIDQVMLDLDGTPNKSRLGANAILGVSLATAKAAALSAGLPLFRYVGGPNAYLLPVPMMNILNGGAHADTGVDIQEFMIAPIGAATFSEALRQGTEVYHSLKSVLKKAGFSTGLGDEGGFAPDLPNNRAALELIAQAIDAVGLKLGVDIALALDVASTEFYENGAYQFEGAARTAEQMTEYYAALLDDFPLVSIEDPLAEDDWAGYRHITDAIGARVQLVGDDLFVTNPERLARGIKENTANALLVKVNQIGTLTETLDAVALAQTNGYRCMMSHRSGETEDTTIADLAVATNCGQIKTGAPARSERVAKYNQLLRIEEELDDAARYAGALAFPRFAR from the coding sequence ATGGCTTCCATCGAATCCGTAATTGCCCGCGAGATCCTCGATTCAAGAGGTAATCCCACCGTTGAAGTCGAGATGCTTCTCGATGACGACACCGTCTCCCGGGCCGCGGTGCCCTCGGGTGCTTCAACTGGTGCCTTTGAGGCCTCGGAGCGCCGTGATGGCGGCTCCCGCTACGGCGGCAAGGGAGTGCTCGAAGCCGTGGAAGCAATCGAAGTCGAGATTGCGCCGGCAGTCCTGGGTCTTGATGCCGCAGATCAGCGGATCATCGATCAGGTCATGCTCGATCTTGATGGCACGCCAAATAAATCTCGCTTAGGTGCCAACGCAATTCTCGGTGTATCGCTTGCCACCGCGAAAGCTGCAGCACTGTCGGCTGGGCTCCCCCTCTTCCGCTATGTCGGCGGACCCAACGCCTACCTGCTCCCTGTGCCGATGATGAACATCCTCAACGGCGGCGCGCACGCAGACACGGGTGTCGACATCCAGGAGTTCATGATCGCTCCCATCGGTGCTGCAACCTTCAGTGAAGCCCTGCGCCAGGGCACTGAGGTGTACCACTCACTCAAGAGTGTGTTGAAGAAGGCTGGATTCTCAACGGGCCTTGGTGACGAAGGCGGCTTCGCGCCTGATCTGCCGAACAATCGCGCAGCTCTAGAACTCATTGCACAAGCCATCGATGCCGTGGGACTCAAGCTTGGCGTCGACATCGCTCTGGCACTTGACGTTGCGTCAACGGAGTTCTACGAGAACGGTGCCTACCAATTCGAAGGCGCAGCACGCACGGCCGAGCAGATGACTGAGTACTACGCAGCGCTGCTCGACGACTTTCCACTGGTGTCCATCGAGGATCCGCTCGCTGAAGATGACTGGGCTGGCTACCGCCACATCACCGACGCGATTGGTGCTCGCGTGCAGCTCGTCGGCGACGACCTCTTCGTGACCAACCCGGAGCGACTTGCTCGTGGAATCAAGGAGAACACCGCCAACGCATTGCTGGTCAAGGTGAACCAGATCGGCACCCTCACTGAGACTCTGGATGCAGTCGCTTTGGCTCAGACGAACGGCTACCGCTGCATGATGTCGCACCGTTCAGGTGAGACCGAAGACACGACGATTGCTGATCTCGCTGTTGCCACGAATTGCGGCCAGATCAAGACTGGTGCGCCAGCCCGATCCGAACGCGTAGCTAAGTACAACCAGCTGCTGCGTATCGAAGAAGAGCTCGATGACGCAGCTCGCTACGCAGGTGCACTGGCGTTCCCGCGTTTCGCTCGCTAG
- a CDS encoding RidA family protein, translating into MSAQPTPVDPPQMQQSPAFAQGMIAPAGPTLYIGGQNGVDESGTLLEGLGAQTEQALRNVLAVLEAAGTDAEHVVKMTIYLAVGIDPMEAFAASAKVWGTRRTAVSVLAVNPARQGALVEIEAIATIPAG; encoded by the coding sequence ATGAGCGCACAACCCACACCAGTTGATCCGCCCCAGATGCAGCAGAGTCCCGCCTTCGCGCAGGGCATGATCGCGCCCGCCGGACCGACTCTCTACATAGGCGGCCAGAACGGTGTCGACGAAAGCGGGACCTTGCTCGAGGGCCTAGGAGCGCAGACCGAGCAAGCCCTGCGCAATGTCCTTGCCGTGCTGGAAGCCGCCGGCACGGACGCAGAGCACGTCGTCAAGATGACGATCTATCTGGCAGTTGGCATCGACCCGATGGAGGCTTTCGCTGCCAGCGCCAAGGTGTGGGGCACTCGTCGTACGGCGGTCAGCGTCCTAGCGGTGAATCCTGCTCGGCAAGGTGCGCTCGTGGAGATTGAAGCGATCGCGACCATCCCGGCAGGATAG